Genomic DNA from Bacteroides zhangwenhongii:
TTCCGTAGATGCAAATCTATTAATCGAGAAAGACAAAGTAAAAGAATGAAAAAAAGTTTTCAACGATTGGTTTGAGCGTGTTGGTAATAAAATTCCTGCCAAATTCAGGAACGGTATAAAAGCCAATGGTGATGAACTATTTAAAGAGTTAGAACAATATGGGTACTAATGATTTTAGAAAGTATAATCTGGATGTAAAACTTAAAACAAATAAAAAATGAAAATATTTAGTACTGCACCCGATGGTAATGAAATGGCTGATATGGCAAATGCACGCTACTTTAATTTGGCTATAAAACAAATTGAAGAAAATGCAGAATGGTTGAAAACAGCCAACAAACCAACACAAGCTCTTTTAGCACATATTGAAATACTAATTATGCTTGCAAAAAGATTTCCAATTGATGCAAATTTGAGTATCAAAAAAGAGAAAGTTCAGGAATGGAAGAAAGTTTTCAACGATTGGTTTGAACGCTGCGGCAATAAAATTCCTGTCAAATTCAGAGAGGGTATTAAAGCAAATGGAGATGAACTTTTTAAAGAATTAGAACAATATGGACACTAATAATTTTGAACAAAAAATAATTCAACCTTTCTTTTGGGTCGAGCATGGATCGACATATTCAGTATGTCTGAATGTTGGAGAATACAAAGCTGAAATCTTCGAAGCAAGAGAGGACGAGGGCTTTGAGGGGAACGGCTATGACTGGGAGTCCTTAGCTCGTGTCTTTGTGGAAGAACAAGTACCAGAATTATCGGATAAAATTGATTTTGATTCTGAAGGTAGTATGTTTTGTGCCTACTCAAAAGATAAAGAGGCATTGAAAAGCTTTATTCTACAATTCAAGGAAGCGTGTGAAAACCATGTATTGATTATGGATTTGTTTTCTCGTGCTGAACTTGATTAAGAAACGATGCTAACAAACACCTGTGCCGCCTAATGGCGGCAAGCTGCAAACCATTAGTGTCATATAAAATTATAATGAAACAGATAATAGAAAAAATCAATAAAAGTTGGCACTCCAATCCTCCATGTGATCAACAAATAATGTTGAGTGTGGGAAAGTTGTTTCCATTACCCGATGATTATAAGGAATTTATGTTATGGAGTAATGGTGGAGAAGGTAATATTGGTAGTCAATATTTATCATTATGGAAGATTGAAGATTTGATGCAACTGAACAAAGAATACCAAATACAAAAGTATTTGTCGAAAAAATCTTTGGTTATTGGCACTGATGGAGGCGATAATTGTATCGGTTTTTATTTTGGAGAACCTACTTTTATTTTTTTACAACCATTAGGAGATTTAGACTTATCTGAGAATAGATTTTTATCCCAATCATTTACAGATATGTTCATTAATTGGTTGAGAATAAGATAAAAAATGACACTAACAAGCGGCTCAACCTCCCCTGAAAGGTCGGTTAGCCACCCAACATTATCGACCTGAAAAGAACAAGAAATGAAACCAAGAGATATATTTATTAAAGCCTGCAATGAGATAGCTATTCCTTTTATCGCAATGGGATTTAAGCCGTCTAAAAATGGACAATGTTTGAAAAAGATTTCAAAAGACAAAAATTTGACTTTTGAAATATGGTTTCGTTCAAGTGTATATAATTCATCTTGTAATGTGGCTATATATCCACTGATTACGATTACCTGTAAAAACTTGAAAAAGTGGGTGCAAGAAGAGAATCTCAATGTCAATGATGATGGCTTAGTATATCATAATCATATTGGATACCTATCGCCAATAAATCAATATCAATCTTGGGATCTTGCCGGACTAAGCTATGCTCCATCAATAAAAACAATAATTGATTTACTTGAAAAATATGCTTGTCCGATATTTGATTTATTTGAGAATAGACAAATGGCTATTGACTTCATTACGCAACATGGCTGTTGTTTCAATCAATACACGAAAGACTCTCTCCTTGCCCTGCCATATATGTTGAGATATGGTGAAAAGGAACAAGCCGAGAACTACTTCAATCATTACATACATTCAAGTAAATGTCGAAATAGATTTGTAAAAGCCTATTCTCAATTAGAAAAGAATGATGTAATTGATTGTGGATTAGATAATCGTTTCGTAATACTTGCATATAGTCAAAAACTAAAAATAAAATAGGTCGATAACAAACAGATGAAACTTTTAAGGTGGTTTATCCGCCGAACATTAGTCGCTTGAAAAATAAAAAAAAGAAAATGAGTAAGATAATGATATGGGTCGGTCAATTCGATTCCGAAGCTGACTTTGAGAAATATATGGATCAATCGGCTTTCCGTCAATGGTGGAAAGATTATGATGAAGACAATAAGGAACTTCGTTGCCAGTTCTGTAAGGAGCTTGGTGTAATGAGCTATGATGAGGATTTTCTTATTATGAAATTCACATCTGACGGCTTGGCAGGATTACTTAACCTTATTCCTGCTGATACCCAAAAGATAAGTCTGTCGATAGCTGATAAAAATATTACAATGGCAAATGCTGTTATCTGCTATAATTGTCGTGAGGGTATATCTCCTAAGAAGGCAGAGAATACCACAACCATGACTTATCTTGGTACGTTTGAGTTTGAACTGTCGCCTGAAGGAATGCAAGGGTCTAATGCTGGATTAGAATATATGATTTGGATTGGCACAACCGATAAAAGTAGGGAAGAATTTATGGAGTATTTCAATCAAGATGAATACATGAAAGAAATACGAGATTACGAAGAAGGTCGTACAAAGAAACGCCCAAATCCCGACCATCGCTGTCAGTTCTGCAAGGACATAGGAATTAAGTTCTATTACCCAGAATTTTTGAAAGTGGAAATTTTGGATCATCTTGAGAATCCATTTGAAATGGTAAAAAGGATGATAAACAATCAATTTGTGCCTGATTGGGTAATTGAACTCTACGTCAAGGAAGAACATGTATCAGCATCGAATTGTATAGTCTGCTATATTCCTAATGGATTTAAAGATAAAAAGAAAAATCAGAACATCTATATAAAGAAAAAAAGTTACGATGATTCTGATGTTCCCAAAAAACATATTGAGGAATTAGTAGATTACAACGGCATTAAATATCTTGAATGGTTTAAAGCCGAAGGATAATTATAATGGTATAGATTAGGTCGTCTATCTGCCATAACCTTTTATGGTAAAGATGATAAAAATATGAGCAGCTAATAGTTGAGTTGAAAAAAGAACAAATTGTGCGACTAACAAGCGGCTTAACCTCCCCTGAAAAAGGTCGGTTAGCCACCAAACATTACCGATAATAATAAAAACAAAGAAAATATGAACGAACGATATGCCAAATGTATTCCATTCGATAAGAATGTAAAAGGCAGGATTGGTGGCAATCCTCCTAAATGTATAGAAGGACAAATCCCTTGCGATTATAAATTCTATGCAACACTGGTACATCCTGAAAAGGAGAACATCATGCTTTCTATCATCATTCACCAAGATTATGACACTCTTATTGACAACAACATATATCCCTCAATAGCAGTCAAAGTAATAGAACATGAATTTTCCGAAATTGGCAATTG
This window encodes:
- a CDS encoding immunity 51 family protein — translated: MDTNNFEQKIIQPFFWVEHGSTYSVCLNVGEYKAEIFEAREDEGFEGNGYDWESLARVFVEEQVPELSDKIDFDSEGSMFCAYSKDKEALKSFILQFKEACENHVLIMDLFSRAELD
- a CDS encoding immunity 22 family protein, encoding MSKIMIWVGQFDSEADFEKYMDQSAFRQWWKDYDEDNKELRCQFCKELGVMSYDEDFLIMKFTSDGLAGLLNLIPADTQKISLSIADKNITMANAVICYNCREGISPKKAENTTTMTYLGTFEFELSPEGMQGSNAGLEYMIWIGTTDKSREEFMEYFNQDEYMKEIRDYEEGRTKKRPNPDHRCQFCKDIGIKFYYPEFLKVEILDHLENPFEMVKRMINNQFVPDWVIELYVKEEHVSASNCIVCYIPNGFKDKKKNQNIYIKKKSYDDSDVPKKHIEELVDYNGIKYLEWFKAEG
- a CDS encoding SMI1/KNR4 family protein, which encodes MKQIIEKINKSWHSNPPCDQQIMLSVGKLFPLPDDYKEFMLWSNGGEGNIGSQYLSLWKIEDLMQLNKEYQIQKYLSKKSLVIGTDGGDNCIGFYFGEPTFIFLQPLGDLDLSENRFLSQSFTDMFINWLRIR